Proteins from one Malaya genurostris strain Urasoe2022 chromosome 2, Malgen_1.1, whole genome shotgun sequence genomic window:
- the LOC131431733 gene encoding uncharacterized protein LOC131431733, which produces MSGKAKFVQSVKPVKTTRNVLVQPFKTKWPLVPANDAEVFNTIFTKVPNNLMIHGLKDAMPLLSQGKACAVFLSSDFHPQILGKQIIRMARRNSSHILILAVEKLRCNGSWERLVAIPNSASCEQQVSNLLELMTQITKANGYEDDLYHISSENSKSNSKQQKIIEELNPETVTRLHLTRDDLTKRAFVPEVSIFAPKKSSVTEECTDYISFKRNSPVEMEVESDMRSTTTSYSRKKHGPGKLTKDSTVYVPLTVNRIQGNLNRKKRKLQTK; this is translated from the exons atgagCGGCAAGGCAAAATTTGTGCAGAGTGTTAAACCAGTGAAAACAACCCGTAACGTTTTGGTGCAACCATTCAAAACCAAATG GCCACTGGTCCCAGCAAATGATGCTGAAGTCTTCAACACAATATTTACAAAAGTACCGAA taATCTAATGATACATGGCCTGAAAGATGCTATGCCACTGCTAAGCCAAGGAAAGGCTTGTGCAGTATTTCTTAGCTCTGATTTCCATCCGCAAATTTTAGGGAAACAAATCATTCGCATGGCCCGACGTAACTCATCACACATTCTAATTCTAGCAGTTGAAAAACTCCGATGCAATGGTTCATGGGAAAGACTGGTTGCCATACCTAACAGCGCAAGTTGTGAGCAACAAGTATCCAATTTGTTGGAGTTGATGACACAAATTACCAAGGCGAACGGTTATGAAGATGATTTATACCATATTTCCTCCGAAAACAGTAAATCGAACtctaaacaacaaaaaattatagAAGAGTTGAATCCCGAAACTGTTACACGTTTACACCTCACAAGAGACGATTTAACGAAGCGTGCATTCGTCCCAGAAGTATCAATATTCGCTCCCAAAAAATCTTCAGTGACCGAAGAATGCACTGACTACATTTCGTTTAAAAGAAATAGTCCGGTAGAAATGGAAGTTGAATCCGATATGAGATCAACAACAACGTCGTACTCTAGAAAAAAACACGGTCCTGGTAAACTAACAAAAGATAGTACGGTTTACGTTCCTCTAACTGTTAACCGTATTCAGGGAAATCTCAaccgaaagaaacgaaaattacaaACGAAATAA
- the LOC131431732 gene encoding beta-1,3-glucan-binding protein-like: protein MGFKIIESILYLSVLVVFRSQMTYGLSGNLGALDLNCERPSVTTASGSLIDRSLFCPGELIFEDNFDILDLDKWQHEHTLGGGGNGEFQYYLNNRENSFVEDGVFYIKPTLLGIEPGGEEFLSSGTLDIHGGDPGNFCTNPAWEGCVRTGSPDAILNPVKSARVRTVNSFNFKYGHLEISAKLPTGDWMWPALWLMPRINQYGTWPASGEIDLMEARCNVDYHDENGTHLGVEQVLSTLHFGPNAWTNAYNTSTVSKNSPPSQGFNKNFHRYQLEWTPDYMAFHVDDEFLFRVDGHFWERGNFDERAPGTRNPWITGTKMAPFDQEFFIIMNLAIGGTNGYFPDDNVINSAPKPWSNQSPVRVAMTNFWKQKDNWISSWNLEQNDGKESAFQIDYVRVWAL, encoded by the exons atggggttcaaaattattgaaagtaTTTTGTATTTGTCTGTATTAGTTGTCTTTAGGAGCCAGATGACATATGGTTTGTCTGGAAACCTAGGAGCATTGGATCTGAATTGCGAAAGACCATCAGTAACTACAGCCAGTGGATCACTTATTGATCGGAGCCTGTTCTGTCCAGGAGAACTCATTTTTGAGGACAATTTCGATATTTTGGACTTGGATAAATGGCAACATGAACATACATTGGGTGGAGGAGGA AATGGTGAATTTCAATACTATCTGAATAATCGAGAAAACTCATTTGTCGAAGACGGAGTGTTTTACATAAAACCAACTCTGTTAGGAATTGAACCGGGAGGTGAAGAGTTTCTTTCAAGTGGAACTTTGGACATTCACGGTGGAGACCCTGGAAATTT TTGTACAAATCCAGCTTGGGAAGGATGCGTGCGAACAGGTTCTCCAGATGCTATATTGAATCCAGTCAAAAGCGCTCGGGTTCGTACtgtcaattcgttcaatttcaaatATGGTCACCTGGAAATCAGTGCCAAACTACCAACTGGCGATTGGATGTGGCCAGCGCTTTGGCTCATGCCACGCATCAATCAGTATGGCACATGGCCGGCTTCAGGTGAAATTGATCTTATGGAAGCGCGCTGTAATGTTGATTATCATGATGAAAATGGAACCCATTTGGGTGTGGAACAGGTTCTATCAACCCTACACTTCGGCCCAAACGCCTGGACGAATGCCTACAATACATCCACTGTTTCGAAAAATTCTCCACCTAGTCaaggattcaacaaaaatttccaTCGTTACCAGCTGGAATGGACTCCAGATTATATGGCGTTCCATGTAGATGATGAATTTCTTTTTCGAGTAGACGGACATTTTTGGGAAAGGGGGAACTTTGATGAACGAGCTCCTGGAACCCGCAACCCGTGGATCACCGGCACGAAGATGGCTCCATTCGATCAAGAATTTTTCATCATTATGAATTTGGCAATTGGAGGTACGAACGGATACTTTCCTGATGACAATGTTATAAATTCCGCTCCGAAACCTTGGTCCAATCAATCGCCGGTGCGAGTCGCAATGACCAATTTCTGGAAACAAAAGGATAATTGGATTTcctcttggaacttggaacaaaATGATGGAAAAGAAAGCGCTTTTCAAATAGATTATGTACGGGTATGGGCATTGTAA
- the LOC131431665 gene encoding beta-1,3-glucan-binding protein-like → MRLVLLLTCLLALVVAEEGVPKCTPSVTTASGTRAPTGTICSGSLIFEDTFDFLDFEKWQHENTLAGGGNWEFQWYTNHRSNSYCENGVFYIRPTLLADDTGEAFLTSGTLNIHGGQPADQCTAPFFWGCERAGTDSNPINPIKSARVRTVESFNFKYGRLEIRAQMPTGDWLWPALWLLPKNQVYGSWPASGEIDLTESRGNIDYHDANGVHIGVEQVGSTLHFGPNPNMNGYESTMSHLNSAAGQGFNTGFHLYQLEWTTDHITFSVDNQVLKRIDAGSGFWARGGFQTSSPASENPWLHGTLMAPFDQEFYIIMNLAVGGTNGFFPDVPPATNGARGKPWINLSGTATRDFWNGRSYWTPTWKMTEDRGKSSSLQVDYVRVWAL, encoded by the exons ATGAGGTTAGTGTTATTGCTTACGTGCCTGTTGGCACTTGTAGTGGCTGAAGAAGGTGTCCCCAAATGCACACCTTCGGTGACCACGGCTAGCGGAACTAGAGCGCCTACCGGAACTATCTGTTCAGGATCTCTCATTTTTGAGGATACCTTTGATTTCTTAGACTTTGAAAAGTGGCAACATGAAAATACGCTTGCTGGAGGCGGT AATTGGGAATTTCAATGGTATACGAACCATCGATCCAACTCCTATTGCGAGAATGGAGTCTTCTATATTCGTCCTACTTTGCTAGCCGACGACACTGGAGAAGCGTTCCTGACAAGTGGAACCTTGAACATTCATGGAGGTCAGCCAGCTGATCAGTGCACTGCACCATTTTTCTGGGGTTGTGAACGAGCCGGCACGGATTCAAATCCGATCAACCCAATTAAAAGTGCTCGAGTTCGCACAGTCGAATCATTTAATTTTAAATACGGTCGTTTGGAAATAAGAGCACAAATGCCAACTGGTGATTGGCTATGGCCAGCTTTATGGCTTCTTCCAAAGAACCAGGTTTATGGATCATGGCCAGCTTCCGGTGAGATTGATCTAACCGAGTCACGCGGTAATATTGATTACCATGATGCCAACGGAGTTCATATTGGAGTTGAACAGGTCGGTTCTACTTTGCACTTCGGACCGAACCCAAATATGAACGGCTACGAATCGACAATGAGCCACCTAAACAGTGCTGCGGGACAGGGTTTTAATACTGGATTCCACTTGTATCAATTAGAATGGACAACCgatcatatcacattcagtgtTGACAACCAAGTACTGAAACGTATTGATGCAGGAAGCGGATTTTGGGCTAGAGGGGGTTTCCAAACTTCATCACCCGCATCAGAGAATCCTTGGCTGCATGGAACTTTAATGGCACCGTTCGACCAAGAGTTCTATATCATCATGAATCTGGCAGTTGGCGGCACAAATGGTTTCTTCCCGGATGTTCCACCTGCGACCAATGGTGCTCGAGGAAAACCGTGGATAAACCTTTCTGGTACTGCAACTCGTGATTTCTGGAacggtcgaagctactggactCCCACGTGGAAAATGACCGAAGACAGGGGAAAATCATCGTCACTGCAGGTTGATTATGTTAGAGTATGGGCATTGTAA